A genomic stretch from Hoplias malabaricus isolate fHopMal1 chromosome 4, fHopMal1.hap1, whole genome shotgun sequence includes:
- the phf21ab gene encoding PHD finger protein 21A isoform X3, protein MMELQTLQEALKVEIQVHQKLVAQMKQDPQNADLKKQLHELQAKITALSEKQKKVVEQLRKELLVKQEPEIKLQAVQAAVDGKTVLLTPSCQAPQQQSTGLLHNQAAQQKTLTVTPVLTAKTLPLVLKAATSAIPASLATPRPSVAMVTAISNPPRPTMNIDSLSTPINLQVASKLTSQETEAAARVVSKNVIVVQASTTSAQPIKVPQFVPPPRLTPRPTFLPQVRPKPAAPNNVPIAPAPPPPMMAAPQLLQRPVMLTTKLTSALSATAGPIHQVRIVNGQPCQTITKTTTTAAGATTAQLTGIVISGPMQTLQISSLNTDIKTVKSQGGLEQVLTSMPSSSPPLPLPKVKREESPQKLAFMVSLGLVTHDHLEEIQSRRQERKRRTTANPVYSGAVFEPERKKSAVTYLNTPLHQGTRKRGRPPKYSSSAAGPELGCHPLLSPSSSHPASPAAERPEIGGIPLPVHTHTLPQPSPSSGDGDIHEDFCTVCRRSGQLLMCDTCSRVYHLDCLDPPLKNIPKGMWICPKCQDQILKKEEAIPWPGTLAIVHSYIAYKEAKEEEKQKLMKWSAELKLEREQLEQRVKQLSNSITKCMETKNSILARQKEMQGSLEKVKHLVRLIHSFNLSQPMEVEASLISNTEIKSDKPQEPKEPIAHACANASGPEQNLLQLASIHVPAPGTVPDIHGEPEVGEMAESATAVTPETAPVELGVSETPKTAVSDETAVGKTVEPMDMTEVKTNGAMDLDSPVLSQEEESAVNTPDTATPSATNSSMDEVISMEAEQPEDAKNGNSTNNDKTSEPSQQHSPASLNNVEVSK, encoded by the exons AATGCTGATCTGAAAAAACAGCTGCATGAACTTCAGGCGAAGATCACTGCTCTGAGTGAAAAACAG AAAAAGGTAGTTGAACAGCTGAGGAAAGAACTGTTGGTGAAGCAGGAGCCAGAGATCAAGCTGCAGGCAGTGCAGGCAGCTGTGGATGGTAAAACTGTTCTGCTCACACCCTCCTGCCAGGCCCCACAGCAGCAGTCCACAGGGCTTCTTCACAACCAGGCAGCTCAACAG AAGACACTGACCGTCACACCAGTTCTTACGGCGAAGACTCTACCTCTAGTGCTGAAAGCTGCCACCTCTGCCATACCTGCTTCCCTGGCAACACCACGCCCTAGTGTCGCCATGGTCACTGCCATCAGCAATCCCCCCAGGCCCACCATGAACATAGACTCCCTCAGTACACCAATCAACCTTCAAGTGGCCAGCAAATTAACCAGTCAAGAGACAGAGGCGGCAGCGCGGGTTGTATCCAAGAACGTTATCGTA GTGCAGGCCAGCACCACCTCGGCTCAGCCTATCAAAGTTCCCCAGTTTGTCCCTCCTCCTAGACTGACGCCTCGACCCACCTTTCTGCCACAG GTACGTCCGAAACCTGCTGCCCCCAACAATGTGCCCATAGCCCCAGCTCCCCCTCCCCCCATGATGGCAGCTCCACAGCTGCTTCAGCGGCCTGTCATGCTCACCACCAAACTGACATCAGCGCTGTCAGCTACTGCGGGACCCATCCACCAGGTCCGCATTGTCAACGGCCAGCCATGCCAGACCATTACCAAGACCACCACAACAGCCGCAGGAGCCACAACTGCCCAGTTGACTGGCATTGTTATCAGTGGCCCCATGCAAACTCTGCAGATCAGCAGCTTAAACACAGATATAAAG ACTGTGAAATCTCAGGGTGGTTTAGAACAAGTGCTTACAAGCATGCCATCTTCATCACCTCCTCTTCCGCTGCCTAAGGTTAAgcgagaggagagtccacag AAACTTGCCTTCATGGTGTCTCTTGGGTTAGTGACACATGACCATCTTGAAG AGATTCAAAGCCGAAGGCAAGAACGGAAAAGGAGAACAACAGCCAACCCTGTATACAGTGGAGCAGTGTTTGAGCCAGAG AGGAAAAAGAGTGCTGTCACCTATCTGAACACTCCACTACATCAAGGAACAAGAAAGAGAG GTCGCCCTCCCAAATACAGCAGCAGTGCGGCGGGGCCGGAGCTGGGCTGCCACCCCCTGCTCTCCCCATCCAGCAGTCACCCTGCCTCCCCAGCCGCCGAGCGGCCCGAAATCGGGGGCATCCCCCTCCCTGTTCACACCCACACTCTCCCTCAGCCCAGCCCCAGCTCCGGGGAT GGAGACATCCATGAGGACTTCTGCACTGTGTGTAGACGCAGTGGCCAGTTGCTTATGTGTGACACATGCTCACGCGTCTACCACCTTGACTGCCTGGACCCACCCCTCAAAAACATTCCCAAGGGCATGTGGATCTGTCCTAAATGTCAAGACCAG ATACTGAAGAAAGAAGAGGCGATTCCATGGCCTGGCACCTTGGCAATTGTGCACTCTTACATTGCATATAAAGAAG CAAAAGAAGAAGAGAAGCAGAAGTTGATGAAGTGGAGTGCTGAGCTCAAACTGGAGCGAGAGCAACTGGAACAAAGAGTCAAACAACTCAGCAACTCTATAACG AAATGCATGGAGACCAAGAACAGCATTCTGGCCCGGCAGAAAGAAATGCAGGGATCGCTGGAAAAAGTGAAACACTTGGTGCGCCTCATTCACAGCTTTAACCTGTCTCAACCTATGGAGGTGGAGGCATCCCTGATTAGCAACACAGAGATCAAGAGTGACAAACCCCAGGAGCCCAAGGAGCCCATTGCACACGCATGTGCCAATGCTTCTGGGCCTGAACAGAACTTGCTGCAACTTGCAAGCATTCATGTTCCTGCTCCTGGCACAGTGCCAGACATACATGGTGAACCTGAAGTGGGAGAGATGGCCGAGTCAGCTACTGCTGTCACTCCGGAGACGGCGCCAGTAGAACTGGGGGTGTCAGAGACCCCTAAGACAGCAGTAAGTGATGAGACAGCAGTGGGGAAAACGGTGGAGCCAATGGACATGACAGAGGTAAAAACAAATGGGGCCATGGACTTGGACAGTCCTGTTCTGAGCCAAGAGGAGGAAAGTGCTGTAAATACCCCTGACACTGCAACTCCATCTGCTACCAACAGTAGCATGGATGAAGTCATCAGTATGGAGGCTGAGCAACCAGAGGATGCGAAAAATGGCAACAGCACCAACAACGACAAAACCTCAGAACCCTCCCAGCAGCATTCGCCAGCTTCACTCAACAATGTGGAAGTCTCTAAATAA